From the Lysinibacillus fusiformis genome, the window TATTTTTTGCAGCAAGGGCCGTTAACTCTTTTAATAAAGCAGATTCTGATTTTGCTTCCTTAATATCATAAAGGCCTTTAAAACGGACTTTCTCAGGAATATCCTCGAATAATTCATCGACTGAGGATACACCGATTACGTCTAACATTTCTTTTTGATCTTGCTCCGTCATAGGTAAATAACGATGTTTCATAAATGTAGGTCCCTCTTTTCAACTATTATTTTGAACGCTTGTAAAACGGTGTTTCTACTGTTATTACCTTCAAGTGCTTACCGCGAATTTCGATTTCTAGCTCAGTTCCGATTGTTGTGAATTGACTGTCAATTATTACGTGACCAACGTTACGTTTAGATGAAGGAAGTTGTGTACCCGTTGTCACTTCACCGATTTCTTGACCATCTTTAAACACTTTGTAGCCATGACGTGGGATGCCTTTATCGATCATTTCAATTCCTACAAGTTTGCGTGGTAGTCCATTTTCTTTTTGTGCTACTAATGCTTCATGACCAATAAAATCTTCTTTATTTAATTTCACAGCAAAGCCAATACCAGCCTCCAGTGGAGAAATTGTTGCTGATAGCTCTTGACCATATAATGGTAGCCCTGCTTCAAAACGCAGTGTATCGCGACAACCTAGTCCAGCTGGAACTACACCTTTTTCTTGACCAGCATCTAAAATTTTACCCCAAAGCGCTTTAATATCTTCTGGAGCGCCATATAATTCAAAGCCATCTTCACCTGTGTAGCCACTACGAGAAACTAATACTTTATGACCTGCAACCTCAACATTCTCTTGGAAGCGGAAAAATTTAATGGCACTTACATCAGTCGAAGTAAGGGATTGAAGAACTTCTTCTGCTAATGGTCCTTGAAGAGCAATTTGTGCATAGGCATCAGATTGGTTATCAATCGTCACATCATATTGATGTTGATTTTCCATCATCCAGTCATAGTCTTTTTCGATGTTGGCAGCATTGACACATAGTAAATAGTGATTGTCAGCTAATTTATATGTTAATAAATCATCAACAACGCCACCATCTTCATAGCACATTGCTGTGTACTGCGCTTGGCCGTCAACAATTTTTGAGACATCATTTGATAAAAGATTTTGTAAAAATCCTAATGCATCGGGACCAGTTACTAAAATCTCTCCCATATGTGATACATCAAATAAGCCTGCACGATTACGAACTGCATCGTGTTCTTCTTTAATAGAAGAGAATTGAACAGGTAATTCCCATCCACCGAAGTCAACTGTTTTTGCACCATATTTCGCGTATTCTTCAAATAGAGGTGTACGTTTTAATTCATTCGCCATTCTTTTTTGCCCCCTTATTGTTAGTTACATTTTTACTGGTAGTAGTTCGTCTGCTTTTTGTATTCCTACAGCCAATGCATGCAGTCAACCGCATAAAACACGCTATAGACATAAAAAAAGACAGACGAACCCCTTTTCGGGATTCTCTGTCCTTGCACCTGAAAGTTACACCAGACTGGCTCGCAAGCTTTACTATTGCCAATCAGTCGGCTTTCCCCTTTGGTGGCTGTTATTGTTATACTACAGCTCTCTCCAGAGTTGCGTCTTGTACGAGTCCTTTTACCTGAGAGATTCATAGCCCATTGCTACTTGCTCCTTCGGTGGCGTCTACACGCTCTCTCCCCGCACAATCATCCGCCCAAGATAAATCTTGGTACTATTTAGTATTCAATGAACATTTAGTTACTTATTTGTCTATATCCTAACATTAAATGCATTGAAAAGGCAATCATTTTTTAAAAGATAATAAAAGACGAACATTAATGAATTAAAATCTTTTCATCGTTCGTTTTTTAACCTTTTCACTTGAAATACTAAATACTCTAGAATTTGACGAATCGTTCTACCTTCTGTCAGTACCTGAATATGACCTGCATCACGGTAAAATTTCCTTCTGTAGTGATACAGACTTTCTAGCTCCTCTTTTGTAGAGCTCTGTACAATGGGTCTATTTGGATCATGCTGAACTCGTTTATAAATATCCTCAAACGACGCATCTAAAAAAAACACCAATCCACTACGTCTCATAATTTTTCGATTTTCAGCATTCATGGCAACGCCACCACCAGTCGAAATAATACAAGCCTCGTCCCTAAAATTTTTCAAAAATTCTGTTTCTATTTCTCGAAAATGGGCCTCGCCGTATTTTTCAAAAATTTGTGGAATTGTCATCCCCTGCTGTCGCACAATCTCATGATCCATATCATAATATGGCATCTTCAATAAATAGCTTAAACGTCTTCCTAACGCACTTTTTCCACTACCCATAAAACCAACAAAATATATTTTTCGCAATTCGAATCACCTTCTTATAACTACGATTCTACACTGTCTGACAAAATTTGTCCCAATAAATTTATCGTAGCTCGAACATTCAATTTTTCTATCCCATCATATGTTCGATACTGCATTTCATAAGACATACAATACGCAAGAACAAAAGTAGTTACAAAAAATAATAATGCAATTGCGACCAAAAAAATAGCCCCTCTGTCATTTTTCAATAATTGGCACATAAAAGGTTCGCTCCTTTTGAATACCGCTAGTCATTTCGACAGCTACCGTCAGCATATTTTCGGAATAGTTAAAATGACATTTATTGATTCCTATTAACATAGGAACATGTCCACCGTTTACCTGCTCACGAATAATATTCGAGTAGCAATCAATATGATGGAGTGTAGTGGCTGTTTGGAAAGTCATTCTTTTTTGATCCTCACGAACAGAAAATATGGAAATATCTTTTAGAGAGAGATTTAAATCAGAAACAAATAGTTCCCACTTGGTTTGTTCATCGGTTAGCATAGTGGATCTCATTTCAGCAAACCACAGCATCATAAGGACAAAGAGATGAGAAATAAGCACAAAAACGACTAATTGAAACATCGCTTCTAGTAATGTATAGCCCTTCTCATTCATGAACTTCACCTGTCGCTTGGATACATTTTTGACGAGGCTCATGTAAATTTTGAAAATGAACACAAACTTGTTGTCCATCAACTATCCAGTGATAAGCAACTTGTTCAATGGTTCGAGAGCCTTCTGTTTGCTGAATAGCCTGGTACTTTTTTAAACCTTCGTAGGCTGTTTCAGCTGCAATTAGCTCCATTTTTTTATTAGCAAGATTTGTTTTCATCGTATAGGAAATGGGTATCAACGAGGTACAAAGTATCATCAAAATACCCACACCTAAAATAGTTTCTACAAAAGAATAGCCTGACTCATTCAATCCTAGCTCTCCCTCGTCCTAATGTTATGATTACTTTTTTCTTGCCCTGTGGTGTTTTAAATGCCATGGTACCAGCTGTCATCACAT encodes:
- the gcvT gene encoding glycine cleavage system aminomethyltransferase GcvT; translated protein: MANELKRTPLFEEYAKYGAKTVDFGGWELPVQFSSIKEEHDAVRNRAGLFDVSHMGEILVTGPDALGFLQNLLSNDVSKIVDGQAQYTAMCYEDGGVVDDLLTYKLADNHYLLCVNAANIEKDYDWMMENQHQYDVTIDNQSDAYAQIALQGPLAEEVLQSLTSTDVSAIKFFRFQENVEVAGHKVLVSRSGYTGEDGFELYGAPEDIKALWGKILDAGQEKGVVPAGLGCRDTLRFEAGLPLYGQELSATISPLEAGIGFAVKLNKEDFIGHEALVAQKENGLPRKLVGIEMIDKGIPRHGYKVFKDGQEIGEVTTGTQLPSSKRNVGHVIIDSQFTTIGTELEIEIRGKHLKVITVETPFYKRSK
- a CDS encoding shikimate kinase, whose amino-acid sequence is MRKIYFVGFMGSGKSALGRRLSYLLKMPYYDMDHEIVRQQGMTIPQIFEKYGEAHFREIETEFLKNFRDEACIISTGGGVAMNAENRKIMRRSGLVFFLDASFEDIYKRVQHDPNRPIVQSSTKEELESLYHYRRKFYRDAGHIQVLTEGRTIRQILEYLVFQVKRLKNER
- the comGF gene encoding competence type IV pilus minor pilin ComGF codes for the protein MNEKGYTLLEAMFQLVVFVLISHLFVLMMLWFAEMRSTMLTDEQTKWELFVSDLNLSLKDISIFSVREDQKRMTFQTATTLHHIDCYSNIIREQVNGGHVPMLIGINKCHFNYSENMLTVAVEMTSGIQKERTFYVPIIEK